The Sinorhizobium fredii USDA 257 region CTGAAATGGCCGGCTGCTGTCGAACTTAACCGGGAAACCTCGCGCGAAGGCCCTGGGGCCTTCGCGCTCGAGTAAGCGCATAGGCCGCGAGCTTCGTCTTCCGTAGCGATCCTCGCGTTAAACGGCCGGCACAATGACGCCCTTGGGGCCGGCTCAGGCAAAGCATGACGTCCGGCAGCCACCATGGCGGGGCTGACCGGCACCATGCGGGAGGAACAAGCGACATGCTGCGTTACGTCGCGACACGGTTTGCCATCTGGATACCATCCGTTCTGCTGGTGATGATGGCCGTCTATGCACTAGCCTTTTATGGCGCCGGCGACCCGATCAAGCTGATCTTCCTGCGTGCCCCGGGCGACGTCGCCTATAACCCGGAACGCATCGAGGCGATCCGCGAAAGCGCCGGCCTCAACAAACCTTTCATCGAGCAGTTCGGCTACTACGTCTGGAACCTGATCCAGGGTGATTTCGGGAATTCGCTCAGCTCCGGGCGCTCCGTCTGGGCGATGATCAAGGCCGCAGCGCCGGTCTCCTTCAAGCTGGCGCTCTGTGCCATCGTGCTCACCGCACTCGTTGCAATTCCGCTCGGCATGATCGCGGCGCTCAATCAGAACCGCCGCCTCGACTACATCATTCTCGGCTCGGCCCTCTTCCTCTGGGCCATCCCCGCCTATGTCGCAGGGCCGCTGCTGATGGTCGGCCTCATCGTTCTGCTCCCCGACGCCAAGATCCCCTATGGCTGGGGCGGCGCCTTCGACATCCGCATCATCCTGCCCTTGATCGTGCTTTCCTTCCAGCCGATCGCCCTCATCATCCGCCAGACGCGCGCCGCGGTCATCGAGGTACTTTCCGAAGATTTCGTCCGCACCGCGCGGGCAAAGGGCGTGCCGGAGATCGTCGTCGCGATCAAGCATATCCTCAGGCCGGTGCTGACGCCGGTCGTCACCCAGCTCGGTCTCATCATGATCACCATCGTCAACGGCGCGATCTTCGTGGAACTCGTCTTCGGCCTTCCGGGCCTCGGCCGCCTGACCGTCAAGGCGCTGACCAATTCCGATTATCCGGTGATCCTGGCGATCACCCTCATCGGCTCGTTCCTGGTGATGATCTCCAACCTGCTGGTCGACATCCTCTATCCGCTGCTCGACCCGCGCGCCGTCGATGCCCGGAGGAGCCGCTGACATGTCCGTCGTTCAAGCCCCGCCCGCCCCTCTCCTCGACGAAACGCCGGTCAGCCTGTGGCGCGATGCCTGGTACCGGCTGAAGCGAAACCGTCTGGCGATCTTCGGCCTCTGCGTCATCGTGCTGCTCGCCTTCGTCGCCCTGTTCGGCCCGTACCTGACGCCCTACGACTTCCTCGGGCAGGATCTCGAGGCGCGCAATCAGGCGCCGTCGCTCGCCCACCTCTTCGGTACCGACGATCTCGGCCGCGACGTCTTCAGCCGCGTCGTCTACGGTACGAGAACCGCCTTTCTCGTTGCTGTGGTGGTAACGACCATCGCGGTTGTGCTGGGGACGGTGCTCGGCGCGGTCGCCGGTTTCTTCGGCAATCCGTTCGACCGGGTGATTATGTGGCTGACCGACGTGACCATGTCGGTGCCGAACCTGCTCCTCGTGGTCGTGATCAACGCGTCGCTGAAGACGCCGATCGCCCAGTGGATGGAGGCGCGCTATCTCGAAACCCTCAATCCCTTCTATCGCGAGACGGTGTGGATCGATTTCCTTCTGGTCTTCGGCTCCATGGCGCTGATTTCCTGGCCGCCCTATGCGCGCCTGGTGCGCGCCCAGGTGCTGTCGATCCGCAGCCGCCCCTATATCACCGCCGCCCAGGCACTCGGCCTTTCCAACCGCATCATCCTGACGCGTTATGTGATCCCCAACGCGCTCGGGCCGCTGATCGTCGCCGTCAGCGCCGGCCTCGGTACTGCAATGGTGCTCGAAAGCGCCTTCTCGTTCCTCGGCGTCGGCGTCAATCCGCCGACCCCGAGTTGGGGCAACATGATTTCGGATGGCTTGCGCGTCTGGCAGCACTACCCGCATCTGCTTGCGGCACCCGCGGCCGTTCTCGGTCTCGCATCCGTCGCCTTCTCTTTCCTCGGCGACGGCCTCAACGATGCTCTGAACCCGCGAGGCAGCAAATGATGAGTGCGAAAACGGAAAATCGCCTGCTCGACATCAAAGGGCTGACGATCGAAATCGAGACGCGGAGCGGCCCCGCGGTCATCGTCGACGGTATCGACCTTCACGTCGACAAGGGCGAGACGCTCGGCGTCGTCGGCGAGTCCGGCTGCGGCAAGAGCCTCACCATGCTGAGCCTGATGCGGCTGTTGCCCAACAAGATCCGGGTCGCCAAGGGCGAAGCGCAGTTCGACGGTCGTGACTTGCAGACGATGTCGAATCGGGAGCTCAGGAAGGTGCGTGGCGGCGACATCGGCTTCGTCTTCCAGGACCCGATGACCTCGCTCAATCCGGTGATGCGGATCGGCGACCAGCTTGCCGAACCGCTGATTTATCATCGTGGCATGAGCAGACGAGACGCGCGCAAAAGAGCGATCGAACTGCTGCGCCTGGTCGGCATTCCCGGGCCCGAAGAGCGCATCCAGGCCTATCCGCACGAATTATCCGGCGGCATGCGCCAGCGGGTGATGATCGCCATCGGTCTTGCCTGCGAGCCGAAGCTCTTGATCGCCGACGAACCGACAACGGCGCTCGACGTGACCATCCAGGCGCAGATCGTCGATCTGGTGAAGGGCCTGCGCGAAAAGCTCGGCATGTCGGTGGTCTGGATCACCCACGACCTGGCGCTGATTGCCGGCCTCGTCGATCGCGTCGTCGTACTTTACGCTGGCACCGTCGTCGAGGATGCACCGGTCGACGAGCTCTATGCCAATCCGCGTCACCCCTATACGCGCGGGCTGCTCGCCTCTATCCCGAAGCTCTCCGATCAGCCGGCATCGCGTCTGAACTCGATCGGCGGGACACCGCCGGAACCTGGCCGCAGGCCCGAGGGCTGTCCCTTCGCGCCGCGCTGTCCGCTGGCCATGGATGTCTGTCGCACGCATGTGCCGAAGCTCGAGCCCATCTCAGCCGCGGGCAGCCACCGGGCCGCCTGCTTTGCCGTCGAAAAAGCCCGGGAGGCCGCCTGATGGGTGCTCAGCCACTTCTGAAGATCGAAAACCTGGTGAAGCACTTCCACGTCCGGCTCGGCGCCTTCGGTGAACGGTCGGCGACCGTGCACGCCCTCGACGACATCAGCCTCGATATTCTCGAGGGCGAGACCTTGAGCCTCGTCGGCGAATCCGGCTGTGGCAAGTCCACCACCGGCTTCACCATCCTCAACCTGCACCGGGCGACGTCCGGCAAGGTTCTCTACAAGGGCCAGGACCTGACCGCACTCGACGAGAAGCGGATGCGGCCATTCCGGCGCGATCTGCAGATCGTCTTCCAGGATCCCTATTCGACGCTCAATCCGCGCATGACGGTCGGCGAAGCGATCGGCGAGCCGATCCTCTTCCACAAACTCGCGACCAAGGCCGAACTCGAGAAAAAGGTCGCGGCACTGCTCACCGATGTCGGCCTGCCGCCGCGCTTTGCCTCGCGCTATCCGCACGAGCTTTCCGGCGGTCAGCGCCAGCGCGTGGTGATCGCCCGGGCGCTAGCCTGCCAGCCGAAATTCATCGTCTGCGACGAGGCGATCTCGGCCCTTGATGTGTCGATCCAGGCCCAGATCATCAACCTGCTCCTCGATCTGCAGGAGAAATACGGGCTCACCTACCTATTCATCGCCCACGACCTGGCTGTCGTGCGGCACATCTCGACACGCGTCGGCGTCATGTATCTCGGGCGCTTAGCAGAGCTTGCCAGCCGCGACGAGCTCTTCGAGACGCCTCTCCACCCCTATACGAAGGCGCTGCTTTCGGCCGTGCCGGAGACCGATCCGGAGCATGAGCGCAGCCGCAAGCGGCAGATCCTCGAAGGCGACGTGCCGAGCCCGCTCGCGCCGCCCTTGGGTTGTCGCTTCCATACGCGTTGCCCGATCGCCATGGAGGTCTGCAGCCGGGTGGTTCCGAAGTGGAAGGAGGCGCGTCCGGGGCATCTCGTCGCCTGCCACGCCGTGAACGGCGAATAGAGCCATGGCCATTCGCGTCGCCATCGTTGCCGATGACCTGACGGGCGCCCTCGATACCGGAACGCCCTTCGTCGAGGCGGGGCTGAGCGTGGCCGTAGCGCTCGACGTCGGTGCGATTGAGGCAACGATTGCGACGGGCGCGGAGGTGGTCGTCGTCAATACGGTGTCACGCGCGCTCGATCCCCTCCAGGCTGCAGACCGCGTCAGGCAGGCAACGGCCGCCCTTTGCCGCCCCTCGCCCGAATTCGTCCTGAAGAAGATCGACTCGCGGCTCAAGGGCAATGTCGCGGCCGAGAGCGCAGCGCTCGCCCTTGCTTTCGGCCGCCACCGCTTGGCTGTCGCTCCTGCCGTGCCCGACCAGCGACGCTACACCCGCGAAGCCCACGTCGTCGGCTTCGGCATCGCCGAACCGCTGCCGATAGCGCCGCTCTTCTCCGGTCCCGCATTGGACGTTGAGATCGCCGACGCGGCCTCTGACGAAGACCTTGATGGCATAGTCGAAAGCCTTGACTGGTCTTTGACGATCGCGGTCGGGGCACGCGGCCTCGGGCGCGCGCTTGCCCGGCGGCTCGCCCGGCACGCGTCGCCGACACCTTTCGAACCTTCGGAGCGGACGCTCTTTGCCTTTGGATCGCGCGACCCGATCACCGAAGCGCAGATGGCGGTGCTTCTCGAGAGCGACCTGATTGCCAGTCACTGCAATGCACCGGCAGGCGACGTGCCGGCCGACGGCGATCCGGCACGGCTGCCAATGCTTCTGAGATGTACGGGCGCGTTGACCGACCCATCGGAGATTGTGGCGAAACGCTTTGCCAAGGGCGTTTCGCGCATCGTCGCCGCCACCATGCCAGACATGCTGATGATGGGCGGCGGCGACACGGCCTATGCTATCCTGCGGTCGCTGGGTGCTGGCGTCCTTTTGCCGAAGAGCGAGATCGAGGCCGGCATCCCCTGGTTCGAGACAGTGCGCCCGAACGGCGGCCGGATGCGCTGCGCGGTAAAGTCGGGGGGCTTCGGCAATGCGCAATCTCTGCTAAAGGTTTTGCAGGATGCGCCGGATTTGCGGTACGTCGGGCGATGAACAGGATGGATAAGAGAATGGCGGAGAATGTCGGCGTTGGCCAGGAGGCGGCAGCCGAAGCGAAAACCGAACGCGGCAAGTCGGTGAAACTCGTCGACCGCGTCTTCGACCAGTTGCACGAGCGGATTCGCACCGGCAACTACGCGCCGGACTCGCGGCTTCCGGGCGAACACGAACTCGCATCGATGCTGGGCGTTTCCCGCCCCGTCGTGCGCGATGCGCTCGGCCGCCTGCGCGAACAGGGCATGATCTATTCGCGTCAGGGCGCCGGCACCTTCGTCAGCGCCCAGGTCTCGGCCGCCGCCCAGCTTGCCTATTCACCCGTCAAATCGATCGCCGATATCCAGCGTTGTTATGAATTCCGCCTGACGATCGAGCCCGCCGCCGCCTACTATGCCGCCCAGCGACGCGACGAGGCGGCGATCGCAAGAATCGCGGCGGCGCTTGCCGAACTGCGCGAGGCGACCAGCCATCAGTTGCACCGCACGGACGCCGATTTCCTCTTTCACAAAGCGGTCGCCGAAGCGGCGAACAACCACTACTACACAGCCTCGCTCGAAGCCTTGAGAGCCCACATCGCCGTGGGCATGCACCTTCATGGCCTGTCGCTGATGGGTCCGCGGCCCGGCCTTGAGCAGGTCTACGAGGAACACCGCCAGATCTACCGCGCCGTTCAAGAGGGCCGCGCCGAAGACGCTCGCGAGCTGATGCGCAAACACCTCGAAGGTTCGCGCGATCGGCTCTTCGAGGGCAGGGTCCTCGATCTTTCCTTTTAGGCAAGAAGAAACTCAGCGAACGAAAAAGCCCGGCACAGAAGTGCCGGGCAAGAAGCAGGGTTTTGGCAATCCCTGCGGGGAAGCTAGGTTTGGCGGAGTTCGCGGATGCCGGCGGCTGCGGTCGATCAGTCCTGATCCTCCAGCCGCCCCACCCTTCGGAGCCTATCGCCCATAGGCACCGGCCGGCGCACCCTCGACGGCGCGCCGCTTGAACTGGCGGATCGACGCGTTCATCCAAATCATCGAGATCGCGACGATCGCGAAGAGCAGCATGAAACAGCTCGACCAGAGGCCGGTCCAGTCCTTGAGGAAGCCGAAGGCGACCGGCAGGATGAAGCCGCCGAGGCCGCCCATCATGCCGACGACGCCGCCGACCGCGCCGACATGCTCCGGATAATAGGCGGGAATGTGCTTGTAGACGGCCGCCTTGCCGAGACTCATGACGAAGCCGAGCACGAAGGTGACGCCGACGAAGACGACCGGAGTGATCTGGAGCAAGGTGCCGCCCTCAGGCACGGAGAGAATGAGCGTTGCCACGGCGGACACGGCGAACATCGCATACATGATCTTGCGCGCGCCGATCCTGTCGGAAAGCGCGCCGCCATAAGCGCGGAAAATGCTGCCGGGAATGGAGTAGGCCGCGGCGATCATGCCCGCCGTCTCGATGTTGAAACCGTAAACGCCAACCAGGTAACGCGGCAGCCAGAGCGCCAGGGCAACGAAGCCGCCGAAAGCGAAGAAGTAGTAAAGCGAGAAGCGCCAGACCTGGACATTCCTGAGCGGGGCGAATTCGCTGAGGAAGCTCCTGCGCGGCTGGTTCACCTCGCGGCGGGCGCGGAACTTCGGGTCGTCCTCGGTCGTGAACCAGAAGACGATTGCGGTGAGCAAGAGCACGGCCGCCCAAACCTCTGCAACCATTTGCCAGCCGAATGCAACGAGAACGAACGGCGCCAGGAACTTGGTCACCGCCGCACCGACATTGCCGGCACCGAAGATGCCGAGTGCCGTACCCTGCTTTTCCGGCGGGAAGAACGGCGAGACATAGGCGACGCCGACGGCGAAGGAGCCGCCCGCAAGGCCGACGCCGAGGCCGGCGAGCAGCATCTCGGGAAAGGTCGTTGCATGGGCAAGGAGGAAGGTCGAGAGTGCGGCCGCCACCATGGTGACCGTATAGACTAGCCGACCGCCATAGCGG contains the following coding sequences:
- a CDS encoding four-carbon acid sugar kinase family protein, which codes for MAIRVAIVADDLTGALDTGTPFVEAGLSVAVALDVGAIEATIATGAEVVVVNTVSRALDPLQAADRVRQATAALCRPSPEFVLKKIDSRLKGNVAAESAALALAFGRHRLAVAPAVPDQRRYTREAHVVGFGIAEPLPIAPLFSGPALDVEIADAASDEDLDGIVESLDWSLTIAVGARGLGRALARRLARHASPTPFEPSERTLFAFGSRDPITEAQMAVLLESDLIASHCNAPAGDVPADGDPARLPMLLRCTGALTDPSEIVAKRFAKGVSRIVAATMPDMLMMGGGDTAYAILRSLGAGVLLPKSEIEAGIPWFETVRPNGGRMRCAVKSGGFGNAQSLLKVLQDAPDLRYVGR
- a CDS encoding ABC transporter permease, which encodes MLRYVATRFAIWIPSVLLVMMAVYALAFYGAGDPIKLIFLRAPGDVAYNPERIEAIRESAGLNKPFIEQFGYYVWNLIQGDFGNSLSSGRSVWAMIKAAAPVSFKLALCAIVLTALVAIPLGMIAALNQNRRLDYIILGSALFLWAIPAYVAGPLLMVGLIVLLPDAKIPYGWGGAFDIRIILPLIVLSFQPIALIIRQTRAAVIEVLSEDFVRTARAKGVPEIVVAIKHILRPVLTPVVTQLGLIMITIVNGAIFVELVFGLPGLGRLTVKALTNSDYPVILAITLIGSFLVMISNLLVDILYPLLDPRAVDARRSR
- a CDS encoding MFS transporter, giving the protein MSAVHETQKITAKQQARALWVSTTAFTICFAVWTIFSIIGVRIKQELGLSEAQFGLLIGMPILTGSLIRIVLGIWTNRYGGRLVYTVTMVAAALSTFLLAHATTFPEMLLAGLGVGLAGGSFAVGVAYVSPFFPPEKQGTALGIFGAGNVGAAVTKFLAPFVLVAFGWQMVAEVWAAVLLLTAIVFWFTTEDDPKFRARREVNQPRRSFLSEFAPLRNVQVWRFSLYYFFAFGGFVALALWLPRYLVGVYGFNIETAGMIAAAYSIPGSIFRAYGGALSDRIGARKIMYAMFAVSAVATLILSVPEGGTLLQITPVVFVGVTFVLGFVMSLGKAAVYKHIPAYYPEHVGAVGGVVGMMGGLGGFILPVAFGFLKDWTGLWSSCFMLLFAIVAISMIWMNASIRQFKRRAVEGAPAGAYGR
- a CDS encoding ABC transporter permease — translated: MSVVQAPPAPLLDETPVSLWRDAWYRLKRNRLAIFGLCVIVLLAFVALFGPYLTPYDFLGQDLEARNQAPSLAHLFGTDDLGRDVFSRVVYGTRTAFLVAVVVTTIAVVLGTVLGAVAGFFGNPFDRVIMWLTDVTMSVPNLLLVVVINASLKTPIAQWMEARYLETLNPFYRETVWIDFLLVFGSMALISWPPYARLVRAQVLSIRSRPYITAAQALGLSNRIILTRYVIPNALGPLIVAVSAGLGTAMVLESAFSFLGVGVNPPTPSWGNMISDGLRVWQHYPHLLAAPAAVLGLASVAFSFLGDGLNDALNPRGSK
- a CDS encoding ABC transporter ATP-binding protein, translating into MGAQPLLKIENLVKHFHVRLGAFGERSATVHALDDISLDILEGETLSLVGESGCGKSTTGFTILNLHRATSGKVLYKGQDLTALDEKRMRPFRRDLQIVFQDPYSTLNPRMTVGEAIGEPILFHKLATKAELEKKVAALLTDVGLPPRFASRYPHELSGGQRQRVVIARALACQPKFIVCDEAISALDVSIQAQIINLLLDLQEKYGLTYLFIAHDLAVVRHISTRVGVMYLGRLAELASRDELFETPLHPYTKALLSAVPETDPEHERSRKRQILEGDVPSPLAPPLGCRFHTRCPIAMEVCSRVVPKWKEARPGHLVACHAVNGE
- a CDS encoding ABC transporter ATP-binding protein gives rise to the protein MMSAKTENRLLDIKGLTIEIETRSGPAVIVDGIDLHVDKGETLGVVGESGCGKSLTMLSLMRLLPNKIRVAKGEAQFDGRDLQTMSNRELRKVRGGDIGFVFQDPMTSLNPVMRIGDQLAEPLIYHRGMSRRDARKRAIELLRLVGIPGPEERIQAYPHELSGGMRQRVMIAIGLACEPKLLIADEPTTALDVTIQAQIVDLVKGLREKLGMSVVWITHDLALIAGLVDRVVVLYAGTVVEDAPVDELYANPRHPYTRGLLASIPKLSDQPASRLNSIGGTPPEPGRRPEGCPFAPRCPLAMDVCRTHVPKLEPISAAGSHRAACFAVEKAREAA
- a CDS encoding FadR/GntR family transcriptional regulator codes for the protein MAENVGVGQEAAAEAKTERGKSVKLVDRVFDQLHERIRTGNYAPDSRLPGEHELASMLGVSRPVVRDALGRLREQGMIYSRQGAGTFVSAQVSAAAQLAYSPVKSIADIQRCYEFRLTIEPAAAYYAAQRRDEAAIARIAAALAELREATSHQLHRTDADFLFHKAVAEAANNHYYTASLEALRAHIAVGMHLHGLSLMGPRPGLEQVYEEHRQIYRAVQEGRAEDARELMRKHLEGSRDRLFEGRVLDLSF